In a single window of the Streptomyces sp. CGMCC 4.7035 genome:
- a CDS encoding HNH endonuclease family protein, with protein sequence MRLKSGVVAAVVVLVAVSGCKAGTKGSSAPQQTAAGGSALAAVDSLTVKGRAPKTGYSRERFGSAWADTDSNRCDTRDDILKRDLKDVKFARGKCKVASGELDPDPYSGKDVAFSRGRSKVDIDHLVALSDAWQKGAKYWDAGKRIALANDPLNLLAVDASTNRSKGDGDTATWLPPNNAYRCTYVAAQVAVKKKYELWVTAAEKAAMKKVLSACPNQALPSGGNPTKAPERFSAR encoded by the coding sequence GTGCGTCTGAAGAGCGGGGTCGTCGCCGCTGTCGTGGTGCTGGTCGCCGTCAGCGGCTGCAAGGCCGGGACCAAGGGATCCTCCGCCCCTCAGCAGACGGCGGCCGGCGGCAGCGCGCTCGCCGCGGTCGACTCGCTGACCGTGAAGGGGCGGGCACCCAAGACCGGGTACAGCAGGGAAAGGTTCGGCAGCGCCTGGGCGGACACCGACTCCAACAGGTGCGACACGCGCGACGACATACTCAAGCGGGACCTGAAGGACGTGAAGTTCGCCCGCGGGAAGTGCAAGGTGGCGTCGGGGGAGCTGGATCCGGACCCGTACTCCGGCAAGGACGTCGCGTTCTCGCGCGGCCGTAGCAAGGTGGACATAGACCACCTCGTCGCACTCTCCGACGCCTGGCAGAAGGGCGCCAAGTACTGGGACGCCGGCAAGCGCATAGCCCTGGCCAACGACCCCCTGAACCTCCTGGCCGTCGACGCGAGCACCAACCGCAGCAAGGGGGACGGCGACACCGCGACGTGGCTGCCGCCCAACAACGCCTACCGGTGTACGTACGTCGCCGCCCAGGTCGCGGTGAAGAAGAAGTACGAGCTGTGGGTCACCGCCGCCGAGAAGGCCGCGATGAAGAAGGTCCTCTCCGCCTGCCCGAACCAGGCGCTTCCCTCGGGTGGCAATCCGACCAAGGCGCCGGAACGGTTCAGCG
- the mfd gene encoding transcription-repair coupling factor, translated as MSLHGLLDAVVKDTALAEAVKAATDGNRMHVDLVGPPAARPFAVAALARDAGRPVLAVTATGREAEDLAAALRSLLPSDSVVDYPSWETLPHERLSPRSDTVGRRLAVLRRLAHPSPDDPETGPVSVVVAPIRSVLQPQVKGLGDLEPVALRTGRQADLNEVVEALAAAAYSRVELVEKRGEFAVRGGILDVFPPTEEHPLRIEFWGDDVEEIRYFKVADQRSLEVAEHGLWAAPCRELLLTDDVRARARALAEEHPELGELLGKIAEGIAVEGMESLAPVLVDDMELLIDVLPKGSMAVVCDPERVRTRAADLVATSQEFLQASWAATAGGGEAPIDVGAASLWSIADVRERARELDMMWWSVSPFAADLDALETLDGDTLKLGMHAPETYRGDTAKALADTKGWLADGWRAVFVTEAHGPASRTVEVLGGEGIAARLDADLGALSPSVVHVACGSIEYGFVDPALRLAVLTETDLSGQKAAGRDGTRMPARRRKTIDPLTLESGDYIVHEQHGVGRYIEMVQRTVQGATREYLVVEYAPAKRGQPGDRLYIPTDQLEQITKYVGGEAPTLHRLGGADWTKTKARAKKAVKEIAADLIKLYSARMAAPGHAFGADTPWQRELEDAFPYAETPDQLTTIAEVKEDMEKTVPMDRLICGDVGYGKTEIAVRAAFKAVQDGKQVAVLVPTTLLVQQHFGTFSERYSQFPVSVKALSRFQTDTEAKAVLEGLREGAVDIVIGTHRLFSSETKFKDLGLVIVDEEQRFGVEHKEQLKKLRANVDVLTMSATPIPRTLEMAVTGIREMSTITTPPEERHPVLTFVGPYEEKQIGAAIRRELLREGQVFYIHNRVESIDRAAARLREIVPEARIATAHGQMSEQTLEQVVVDFWEKKYDVLVSTTIVESGIDISNANTLIVERGDNFGLSQLHQLRGRVGRGRERGYAYFLYPPEKPLTETAHERLATIAQHTEMGAGMYVAMKDLEIRGAGNLLGGEQSGHIAGVGFDLYVRMVGEAVADYRASLEGGVEEEPPLEVKIELPVDAHVPHDYAPGERLRLQAYRAIASVNTEEDIKSVREELVDRYGKLPEPVENLLLVAGLRMLARACGVGEIVLQGNNIRFAPVELRESQELRLKRLYPGTVIKPAVHQVLVPRPKTAKVGGKPLVGRELLGWVGEFLTSILGS; from the coding sequence ATGAGCCTGCACGGTCTGCTCGACGCCGTCGTCAAGGACACCGCACTCGCGGAAGCGGTGAAGGCCGCGACCGACGGCAACCGGATGCACGTCGACCTGGTCGGCCCCCCGGCGGCGCGCCCCTTCGCCGTGGCCGCGCTGGCCCGGGACGCCGGCAGGCCCGTACTCGCCGTGACGGCGACGGGACGGGAGGCCGAGGACCTGGCCGCCGCGCTGCGCTCCCTGCTGCCGTCCGACAGCGTCGTGGACTACCCGTCGTGGGAGACCCTTCCGCACGAGCGGCTCAGCCCCCGCAGCGACACCGTCGGCCGCCGCCTCGCCGTGCTGCGCAGGCTCGCCCATCCCAGCCCGGACGACCCCGAGACCGGCCCGGTCTCCGTCGTCGTGGCGCCCATCCGCTCGGTCCTCCAGCCGCAGGTCAAGGGCCTCGGCGACCTGGAGCCGGTCGCCCTGCGCACCGGCCGGCAGGCCGATCTGAACGAGGTCGTGGAGGCCCTGGCCGCCGCCGCGTACTCCCGTGTGGAGTTGGTCGAGAAGCGCGGCGAGTTCGCCGTGCGCGGCGGCATCCTGGACGTCTTCCCGCCCACCGAGGAACACCCCCTGCGCATCGAGTTCTGGGGCGACGACGTCGAGGAGATCCGGTACTTCAAGGTCGCCGACCAGCGCTCGCTCGAAGTCGCCGAGCACGGCCTGTGGGCAGCCCCGTGCCGTGAGCTGCTGCTCACCGACGACGTACGCGCGCGTGCGCGTGCCCTCGCCGAGGAGCACCCCGAGCTGGGCGAACTGCTCGGCAAGATCGCCGAGGGCATCGCGGTGGAGGGCATGGAGTCCCTCGCCCCGGTGCTCGTCGACGACATGGAGCTGCTGATCGACGTCCTGCCCAAGGGCTCCATGGCCGTCGTGTGCGACCCGGAGCGCGTCCGCACGCGTGCCGCGGACCTGGTGGCCACGTCACAGGAGTTCCTCCAGGCGTCCTGGGCGGCCACGGCGGGCGGCGGCGAGGCGCCGATCGACGTCGGCGCGGCCTCGCTGTGGTCCATCGCGGACGTCCGGGAGCGGGCCCGCGAGCTGGACATGATGTGGTGGTCGGTGTCGCCGTTCGCGGCGGACCTGGACGCCCTGGAGACCCTGGACGGGGACACCCTCAAGCTCGGCATGCACGCCCCGGAGACCTACCGCGGCGACACCGCCAAGGCGCTCGCCGACACCAAGGGCTGGCTCGCCGACGGCTGGCGCGCGGTGTTCGTGACGGAGGCCCACGGCCCCGCCTCCCGCACGGTCGAGGTGCTGGGCGGCGAGGGCATCGCGGCCCGCCTCGACGCCGACCTCGGGGCGCTGTCCCCGTCGGTCGTGCACGTGGCGTGCGGCTCGATCGAGTACGGCTTCGTGGACCCGGCCCTCAGACTCGCCGTCCTGACGGAGACCGACCTCTCCGGCCAGAAGGCGGCCGGCCGCGACGGCACCCGTATGCCGGCCCGCCGCCGCAAGACGATCGACCCGCTGACCCTGGAGTCCGGCGACTACATCGTCCACGAGCAGCACGGCGTGGGCCGCTACATCGAGATGGTGCAGCGCACCGTCCAGGGCGCGACCCGCGAGTACCTGGTCGTGGAGTACGCCCCGGCCAAGCGCGGCCAGCCCGGCGACCGCCTCTACATCCCCACGGACCAGCTGGAGCAGATCACCAAGTACGTCGGCGGCGAGGCCCCGACGCTGCACCGCCTGGGCGGCGCCGACTGGACGAAGACCAAGGCGCGCGCGAAGAAGGCGGTCAAGGAGATCGCCGCCGACCTGATCAAGCTGTACAGCGCGCGGATGGCGGCGCCCGGCCACGCCTTCGGCGCGGACACGCCGTGGCAGCGTGAGCTGGAGGACGCGTTCCCGTACGCGGAGACCCCCGACCAGCTCACCACGATCGCCGAGGTCAAGGAGGACATGGAGAAGACGGTCCCGATGGACCGCCTGATCTGCGGCGACGTGGGCTACGGCAAGACGGAGATCGCGGTCAGGGCCGCCTTCAAGGCGGTCCAGGACGGCAAGCAGGTCGCGGTCCTCGTACCCACCACGCTGCTGGTGCAGCAGCACTTCGGCACGTTCAGCGAGCGCTACTCCCAGTTCCCGGTGAGCGTGAAGGCACTGTCCCGCTTCCAGACGGACACGGAGGCCAAGGCGGTCCTGGAGGGTCTTCGGGAGGGCGCGGTGGACATCGTCATCGGCACGCACCGCCTGTTCTCGTCGGAGACGAAGTTCAAGGACCTGGGCCTGGTCATCGTCGACGAGGAGCAGCGCTTCGGCGTCGAGCACAAGGAACAGCTGAAGAAGCTGCGCGCGAACGTCGACGTGCTGACGATGTCCGCGACCCCGATCCCGCGCACCCTGGAGATGGCGGTGACGGGCATCCGCGAGATGTCCACGATCACCACCCCGCCCGAGGAGCGCCACCCGGTCCTGACGTTCGTCGGGCCGTACGAGGAGAAGCAGATCGGCGCGGCGATCCGCAGGGAGCTGCTGAGGGAAGGCCAGGTCTTCTACATCCACAACCGGGTGGAGTCGATCGACCGGGCCGCGGCGCGCCTGCGCGAGATCGTCCCCGAGGCGCGCATCGCCACGGCCCACGGCCAGATGTCGGAGCAGACGCTGGAGCAGGTGGTCGTGGACTTCTGGGAGAAGAAGTACGACGTCCTGGTCTCCACGACGATCGTCGAGTCGGGCATCGACATCTCGAACGCGAACACGCTGATCGTGGAGCGCGGCGACAACTTCGGTCTCTCCCAGCTGCACCAGCTCCGCGGCCGCGTGGGCCGTGGCCGCGAGCGGGGTTACGCGTACTTCCTGTACCCGCCGGAGAAGCCGCTCACGGAGACGGCCCACGAGCGCCTGGCGACCATCGCCCAGCACACGGAGATGGGCGCGGGCATGTACGTGGCGATGAAGGACCTGGAGATCCGCGGCGCGGGCAACCTGCTCGGCGGCGAACAGTCCGGCCACATCGCGGGCGTGGGCTTCGACCTGTACGTACGGATGGTCGGCGAGGCGGTCGCGGACTACCGCGCGTCCCTGGAGGGCGGCGTGGAGGAGGAGCCGCCGCTGGAGGTCAAGATCGAACTCCCGGTCGACGCGCACGTCCCGCACGACTACGCGCCGGGCGAGCGACTGCGCCTCCAGGCCTACCGCGCGATCGCCTCCGTCAACACGGAGGAGGACATCAAGTCCGTACGCGAGGAACTCGTCGACCGCTACGGCAAGCTCCCGGAGCCGGTGGAGAACCTGCTGCTGGTGGCGGGCCTGCGGATGCTGGCACGCGCGTGCGGCGTCGGCGAGATCGTCCTCCAGGGCAACAACATCCGCTTCGCCCCGGTGGAACTCCGTGAATCCCAGGAGCTGCGGCTCAAGCGGCTGTACCCGGGGACGGTCATCAAGCCGGCGGTGCACCAGGTACTGGTGCCGCGCCCCAAGACCGCGAAGGTGGGCGGAAAGCCGTTGGTCGGGCGGGAACTGCTGGGCTGGGTCGGGGAGTTCCTTACGTCGATCCTGGGTTCGTAG